A portion of the Tiliqua scincoides isolate rTilSci1 chromosome 3, rTilSci1.hap2, whole genome shotgun sequence genome contains these proteins:
- the LOC136644971 gene encoding claudin-8-like, translating into MAAAAVQIVGLLVGGIGAVGTFAVTGMPQWRVTAFIENNIVVFETTWEGLWMNCIRHASIRMQCKVYDSFLALSPDLQAARGLMCAASALALLAFAVAVLGMKCTQCTGNDDRIKSYILLAGGILFILTGTIVLIPVCWVAHTIIRDFYNPMVNVAQKRELGEALYIGWVSAFMLVAGGGILCCFCHRRKKTRSYRYSVPSQRTARTSHRVQGRAESLYSKSQYV; encoded by the coding sequence ATGGCGGCAGCTGCTGTTCAGATCGTTGGCCTGCTTGTCGGAGGCATTGGTGCCGTGGGGACTTTTGCCGTCACCGGAATGCCTCAGTGGCGAGTGACCGCCTTCATTGAAAACAACATTGTGGTTTTTGAAACCACCTGGGAAGGCCTCTGGATGAACTGCATACGGCACGCGTCCATCAGGATGCAATGCAAAGTCTACGACTCCTTCTTGGCACTGTCCCCTGACCTCCAGGCAGCGAGGGGCCTGATGTGTGCAGCTTCAGCCCTGGCACTCCTGGCTTTTGCAGTGGCCGTTCTTGGCATGAAGTGCACCCAGTGCACAGGAAATGATGACCGCATAAAGAGCTACATTTTGCTTGCTGGAGGCATTCTTTTCATTCTGACTGGCACCATTGTGCTCATCCCAGTGTGTTGGGTTGCCCACACCATCATCCGAGACTTTTACAATCCAATGGTCAACGTGGCTCAGAAGCGAGAGCTTGGAGAAGCCCTTTACATAGGTTGGGTATCTGCTTTTATGCTTGTTGCTGGAGGAGGAATTCTTTGTTGCTTCTGCCATCGCAGGAAGAAGACTAGAAGCTATCGGTACTCTGTCCCTTCACAGCGGACAGCCCGCACCAGCCACCGTGTACAAGGAAGAGCTGAAAGTTTGTATTCTAAAAGTCAGTATGTTTAG